The Gloeobacter violaceus PCC 7421 DNA window GCGTGCTGCTTGCCATGGTCGAGCGCCACGAGGGTTCCGAGTCGGCGGCCCTGGCCGGCCACTGGCTGGAGCGCCAACCGCAAAGCGCGCTGGTCTTTCGCGACCACCAGGGGGAAGCGCTGGGATTTTTGCTCTCGGTGGCCCTGGAGGAGACTACCGAAGCCGAACGCGAGGTGGACCCGGCGGTGCGGCTTGCCTGGCGCTTTTTGCAGTCGCGCGCGCCGCTGCGCTCAGGGGAAAAGGCGACCCACTTTCGCTTCTGGATGGGAGCTGAAACTTACCATGCGGTCTCGCCGGTGCAGAGCATGATTCTCACCAGCGTCGTGCGCCACTACCTGAGCACCCCCGGCCTGGCCTTCACCTTCTTCCCGGTGCGCCGTCCGGAACTGTGGAGCCAGATGCTGGTCTACGCCGATCTGATGCGCCTCGCCGAGGCCGACTTTACCGTGGAGGGCGTCACCTACGGCGTCTTCGGCCACGACTGGCGCACGACGCCGCCCGCCGCCTGGCTGGCGCTGTTGGCCGAGCGCGAAACCGCCACCGCCCCCCAGGTGGCTCCCGCCCCCCGACCGGCGCTGTTGGTCCTGAGCCCGGAGGACTTTACCACCGCCGTGCGTCAGGCGCTGCGCGATTTTGCCCGGACCGACCAGTTGGTGCGCAATCCGCTGGTGCGCTCGCGGCTGGTGGCCGAGCGGCTCGCAGCCGAAGCGGGCGATCCCGCCACATTATTGCAGCAGCAGATCCAGGAGGCGGCGACGATGCTGCGCGATTCGCCGCGCGACCGCAAGGCGTACCTTGCCCTGTTGCACACCTACTTGCAGCCGGCTGCGAGCCAGGAAGCGGCGGCGGAGATGCTCGATTTGCCCTTCAGCACCTACCGCCGCCACCTGACCACCGCCGTCGCCCGCGTGCGCGACTTGCTCTGGCAGCGCGAACTGCACGGACTCACCTGATGCCGCGGAGAACCTGCCGCTTTGAAAAACGAGGGCTCCAGCCCTGGGCCTCGCGTTTTTCGACAACCGGCAACTGAGTCGAGCCCTACGACCGCTCCAGCGTCGCCACGCACTCGACGTGGTGGGTCTGGGCAAACAGGTCCACCGGCTGCACGCCCACCAGGCAATAGCCTCCTGCCACCAGCCGCTTCAGGTCGCGGGCGAGCGTGGCGGGATTGCAACTGACGTAGACCACCCGCATCGGCACCGCGTGCAGGATGGCTTCGAGCACTTCCGGATCGCAACCCTTGCGCGGCGGATCGACGACGACGATGTCGGCCCGCAGATCCGGCAGCAGCGCCTCGACGGTTCCAGCCAGAAACCGACAATTTTCGATGCCGTTGATCCGGGCATTCTGCCTGGCCTGTTCCACAGAACGGACGTGGCTTTCGATACCCACCACGGCGCGGGCGGCGCGCGCCAGGGGCAGGCTCAGCGTGCCGATGCCGCAGTAGGCGTCGACGACGGTCTGCTCGGCAGTAGCGTCCGCTCCCCGGGCCACCAGGCGGGCGAGGATTTCCGCCTGGGAGGTGCAGATCTGAAAAAACGTCGTGGGCTCGATGCGAAAGCGAAAGCCGTCCAGCACCTCTTCGATAAAGTCCTGGCCCGCCAGGCAGCGGGTCTGGGGACCAAAGATCGTATTGCCGCGCTCGGTGTGGGTATTGAGGCAGACCCCCACCAGGTCGGCAAAGCGGTCCATGAGCGCCTGGGCGGCGGGCTTGATCCCCGAGAGGGTCTGGCCGTTCACCACAAAGGTGAGCAGTCTCTGGCCCGTGCGCTCGCCGATGCGCAGGCCCAGATGGCGCAGGGCGCCGCGGTGGTGTTTTTCGTCGTAGATGCTCCAGCCCTGGGTGCGGATCAATTCGCGCGCCGCCGCCAGCAACGGGTCAAGGCGGCTATCCTGCACCGGACAAGCATCGAGAGGCACGATCCGGTGCGAATCTTTCTGGTAGTAGCCGATGACGGGTTCACCGCGGGCATCCCGGCCGATCGGGAAAGTCGATTTGTTGCGGTAGCCAAAAGGGCGCGGCTGGGCAATGACCGGCTCCACCGGCGGCTCTGCGAACCCGCCCAGGTGTTCGAGCGCCTCGCGCACCTGCCGCTGCTTGGCCTCCAGTTGAAACGGGTAATCGATCCATTGCCACTGGCAACTGCCGCAGCGTTCTGCCACCGGGCAAGGGGCTTCGATGCGGTGGGGCGAGGCTTGCACAATCTGCAGGATCTTGCCGAAGCCGTGGTCCTTTTTGAGATGTACCAGCCGCGCTTCGACGGTGTCACCGGGTACCGCCCCTGCCACAAAGAGCACCCTGCCGTCGGTGAGCCGGGCGATCCCGTCGCCCCCCGCAGCCAGGGCCGTGATGGGGACAGTTACGGTTTGCCCCTGCAGGAGGGCACCGGGTTCTACTGGGCGCCCCACCATTTCATATAGTGGCCAAAGTTGACGACCACCCAGATAAGCGCGATCACCCCGATGCAGATCCAGGTGCCGGTGACGGTGAATTTGTACCAGTAGCGGCTCTGCTCCTTGGTGATCGGCAGGCCCGGGATGAGGTACTCTTTGTCGGGATTGCCGTAGAGCGCACCCATCTGGTCTTTGCGCCGCTTGCTCTCGCCCATCGCTTGTCCTCGGTGCACCTTCTCAGTGTAATTCCGGCCCTTTGGATATCAGGTCGCCCGTGTGCCTCTTTATAATCGAAATCGAAGCGCCCAACTGAACTGATGACCGCAACTTCTCCTTCGCAGTTGTCCGCCGGTTTGCCCCCTTTGCGGCGGTGGCACCGGGCCGGCTGGCAGGATTATGTTGCCCTGCGCGACGCGCCCATTCGCGAGCGGATGAAGTTGGCCTTCGATCGCGGCTGGCTGTGGGTGGATATGGGTGGAGAAGGGATCAACCATGCGGGTGTGAGCGATTTGTTTACCAGTCTGCTCTTTCTCTGGGCTCTTCAACACCCGGAGCGACCGTTTAGCTCCCTGGGTCGTTGCCTGCTGGAAAAACCCGAGACCCAGG harbors:
- the rlmD gene encoding 23S rRNA (uracil(1939)-C(5))-methyltransferase RlmD, which produces MVGRPVEPGALLQGQTVTVPITALAAGGDGIARLTDGRVLFVAGAVPGDTVEARLVHLKKDHGFGKILQIVQASPHRIEAPCPVAERCGSCQWQWIDYPFQLEAKQRQVREALEHLGGFAEPPVEPVIAQPRPFGYRNKSTFPIGRDARGEPVIGYYQKDSHRIVPLDACPVQDSRLDPLLAAARELIRTQGWSIYDEKHHRGALRHLGLRIGERTGQRLLTFVVNGQTLSGIKPAAQALMDRFADLVGVCLNTHTERGNTIFGPQTRCLAGQDFIEEVLDGFRFRIEPTTFFQICTSQAEILARLVARGADATAEQTVVDAYCGIGTLSLPLARAARAVVGIESHVRSVEQARQNARINGIENCRFLAGTVEALLPDLRADIVVVDPPRKGCDPEVLEAILHAVPMRVVYVSCNPATLARDLKRLVAGGYCLVGVQPVDLFAQTHHVECVATLERS
- a CDS encoding DUF2839 domain-containing protein; translation: MGESKRRKDQMGALYGNPDKEYLIPGLPITKEQSRYWYKFTVTGTWICIGVIALIWVVVNFGHYMKWWGAQ